Genomic DNA from Novipirellula galeiformis:
GAAGAGCGTTTTGTCGGGCACTTCTTAATTCGTTTCAGCTGGGAGGTAGCTCGGGATTGGGAAATTATTGTCGTCTTTCGCTCCGCGAAAGATCCGGAAAAACACTGCTTTCGCTCCGCGAAAGACGACGGTGCTTCCCCGCTCGATCATTGTGTCGCTTCTCGGTGAATGAGGCAGGAGCCTCCATTGCAGTGCGTTCCTAGACAGGAGCCCGGGAACGAGTTCATGCGTGTTGTCATTACCGCCGGATGGAGACGCTGCGGGCGTGAGCGGTCAGCCCTTCTTTCTCGGCAAGTCGCTCGACATCAGGAGCGATTTGTTTCAGTGCAGGTTCATCGAATTCGGTAATGCTGCCGCTTCGTAAAAAACTGTTGCTCGACAAGCCCGCTGCCCAAGTGCAAGTGCCGCCGGTTGGCAAGACATGGCTCGGCCCAGCGGCGTAGTCGCCCAGTGCCACCGGCGTGTGGTGCCCCAAGAACGCCGCACCGCTGTTGTGGATCTTGGCGATCAATTCGCGAGGATTCGCGGTTTCAATATGCAAGTGCTCGGGAGCAAAGTCGTCGGTCAGTTCGCACGCTTGCTGTTCATCGCGAACCAGGATCAAAGCACCGAATGCTTCCAAACTATCGACGGTCAATTCGTTACGTTCGAGTTGGACAACTTGTTTTGCCAACTCGTCGTGAACGGCATCGATCAGTGCTTCGTCCCAAGTGATCAGGATCGCGGATCCGGGCGAGTGTTCGGCTTGCGCCAACAAGTCGGCCGCGATGTAGTCGGCGCGGGCGGTGCCGTCGGCAATCACAATCACTTCGCTGGGACCGGCGAACGAATCGATGTCGACGGCGCCAAACACATGTTTCTTCGCGAGTGCGACAAATAGGTTGCCCGGGCCGACGATTTTGTGAACCGGTTCAATGCAGTCGCAACCGTATGCCATCGCTGCGACCGCTTGCGCCCCGCCCATGCGATAAACCTCGGTAACACCTAGCTCGTGGCACGTCGCCAGCATGTCGGTGTTGTAGGCGCCGAACTTGGTTGGCGGGGCCACCACCGCGATCTGTTTTACCCCAGCGACCTGGGCCGGGACGACCGTCATTAACACGGTCGATGGATAGGCAGCCGCTCCGCCGGGGACACACACGCCGATTCGCTCAAGCGGGACGTAACGCTGAGTCAAACGGACGCCTGGGCGTGGCTCGATGGTGACATCTTGGTGCAGGATCGCGGTTTGGAATTCGGTGATGTTGTCGCGAATCCGGCGAATCGATTCGATCAACTTCGGATCCGCTTCCGCGTGAGCTTGCTCGAGTGCCTCGGCGGGAACGCGAAGCTCCGCGGCGGAGAGCTCTGCGTTATCGAGCGATTGGCAATAACGCAGTAACGCGGCGGTGCCTTCGGTTTTGACGTCGTGGCAAATCGTCTGGACCACTTCGACCGGCGTCAACGGCTTGCCAAACACCTTTTCGGTCAATGCGCGGCCTCGGGGGCTCACGACATCGCCAGCCGGACTGAGTTTTTGACGCAGCGAAAGTAGCACGTCCGCCGAGCCCTCGCGAGCATCCACTCGTTGGATCTTGAGCGATGGGAGGTTTGAGTTGGATGGGTTCGATGCTGTCATGATTCGCTTCTTCGCTGTTTTCGTTCGATTACCGAGACAGGCGGGCAAGCCTATCCCGTCGGTATCATAAGCCGATACAATGCGTTTTGTTTAGCCACAGCCCCCTCGAATTATGCACAATGCCTGAAGAAATTGACTTGCGTAGTGACACGTTGACCAAGCCGACGCCCGCGATGCGGCGGGCGATGGCGGAGGCCGAAGTGGGCGATGCGGTTATCGATATCGACCCCACCGTCGAGCGGCTAGAGCATTTAACCGCAGAAATCCTTGGCAAAGAAGCGGCCGTCTTCATGCCCAGCGGCTCGATGGCCAACCAAGTCGCGGTGCGGGGGCATTGTGAGCGTGGCAGCGAGTTTATTTGTGAGCAAGATTGCCACATTTATCAGTATGAACAGGGGGCGTTTGCCTCGCTGTCGGGTTTGGTGGCGAAAACAATCCCAGGTCAGGGCGGGGGGCTGACCGTCGATCAGTTGCGTGGCCAAGTCCGCGCCAACACCGATCACTTCGTTCGTACCCGTTTGCTGTGCCTGGAAAATACTCATAACCGGGGCGGCGGGCGAATTTTGCCTCAAACGGAGGTTGTCCAGTCGTGCCAGTGGGCGAAGTCCCAAGGCTTGGCGACCCACCTCGATGGAGCTCGGCTGTGGAACGCCGCGGTTGCCACGGGATCCAGCGAAGCCGAGCTTGCCGCCCCGTTTGATTCGGTCAGCGTTTGTTTTAGCAAGGGACTCGGGGCTCCCGTCGGCTCGGCCCTAGTCGGCAGTCGTGAATTTATCGAACAAGCACGTCGCACGCGAAAGCTGTTTGGTGGAGGGATGCGACAAGCCGGCATCATCGCCGCGGGAGCCTTGTACGCGATCGAAAACCACCGCCATCGATTGTCCGAGGATCACGAACTCGCCAAGCGGCTCGGGGAAGCGTTTCAGTCGTACGATGGTTTTTCGATTCGTGGTGATTCCATCGAAACCAATATTGTGGCGGTGGAGATCGCGCCGCGTCGTGGTACGGCCCAGCAATGGGTGACCACGTTAGGTGATCATGGCGTGCGTTGTTTTCCGATCAGCGATCAAGCGATTCGATTCGTCACCCATCTCGATGTTCACTCGGGGCATATCGATCAAGTGCGCGACATCATGGATCGTTTGGTTAGCGCGAACGGATGAGTGATGTCTATCCTAAGCGGTCGACCTTTGTATGGGTTGCAGGGGCGATCTTTGTCTTCGCCTGCGTTCTGCGGATCCCAGCGTCGGGGGAGAGTTATTGGGTCGATGAATTGCACACGGCGTGGGCTGTGAATGATGCGTTCGTTGACGTGGCACCACGCGCCGCGTTGGGCCATCAACAATCGCTCTATTTTCAAGGGCTGTGGTGTTGGAAACAGCTCGTTGGCGGTGGCGAGCTCGCGATGCGGCTTAGCAGTGTGTTGGCGGTGGCGTTGGCGTGCAGTTTGATTTTTGTTGCGGTCGCCAAATTTCACCGATCGCTTGTCGGTGGCGCTGCCGCCGGGTTGGTGATGGCGGTCGAGGCGAGTTCGATCTTTTTTGGCACGGAGCTGCGCCCGTATGCCGTGGTGCTCCTCGCATCGGTGATCGCGTGCGGGGTCACTTCGCAATTGTGGACCATGTCCCCCCGCGATGGTCGCCGCTCGGTGGCATGGTTGGGGTTGGTCGCTTCGATTGGAGTATCGGGGGTGTGCCAGATCACTTCGCTCGGAGTGTTGGGGTGGTTGGTGGTAGCACTTGGCGTGCGATGGGCTTGTGTCGATTGGCGAGCGACGCTGCGATGGTCGAGATGGGACATCCCCGTGCCAATCGTGTTGCTATGGGTCACGTTGTCGATGGCTTCGAGTGGCGGGATGGAAGTTTGGAACGAGCGAAAGATGTGGGCGAGTTTTGCCTCGGCGACGTCGCTCAAGCAGGTCTGGCAAATTTGGCCATGGGCGTACCTCGTTGGGGCACCTGTGCTGCTGTGGTTGGCCGTGGGGTTGTGGAGGCGGATGAGCGGCGAGGCGTGG
This window encodes:
- the hisD gene encoding histidinol dehydrogenase, translating into MTASNPSNSNLPSLKIQRVDAREGSADVLLSLRQKLSPAGDVVSPRGRALTEKVFGKPLTPVEVVQTICHDVKTEGTAALLRYCQSLDNAELSAAELRVPAEALEQAHAEADPKLIESIRRIRDNITEFQTAILHQDVTIEPRPGVRLTQRYVPLERIGVCVPGGAAAYPSTVLMTVVPAQVAGVKQIAVVAPPTKFGAYNTDMLATCHELGVTEVYRMGGAQAVAAMAYGCDCIEPVHKIVGPGNLFVALAKKHVFGAVDIDSFAGPSEVIVIADGTARADYIAADLLAQAEHSPGSAILITWDEALIDAVHDELAKQVVQLERNELTVDSLEAFGALILVRDEQQACELTDDFAPEHLHIETANPRELIAKIHNSGAAFLGHHTPVALGDYAAGPSHVLPTGGTCTWAAGLSSNSFLRSGSITEFDEPALKQIAPDVERLAEKEGLTAHARSVSIRR
- a CDS encoding threonine aldolase family protein, with translation MPEEIDLRSDTLTKPTPAMRRAMAEAEVGDAVIDIDPTVERLEHLTAEILGKEAAVFMPSGSMANQVAVRGHCERGSEFICEQDCHIYQYEQGAFASLSGLVAKTIPGQGGGLTVDQLRGQVRANTDHFVRTRLLCLENTHNRGGGRILPQTEVVQSCQWAKSQGLATHLDGARLWNAAVATGSSEAELAAPFDSVSVCFSKGLGAPVGSALVGSREFIEQARRTRKLFGGGMRQAGIIAAGALYAIENHRHRLSEDHELAKRLGEAFQSYDGFSIRGDSIETNIVAVEIAPRRGTAQQWVTTLGDHGVRCFPISDQAIRFVTHLDVHSGHIDQVRDIMDRLVSANG